AACACCAATATATCATTCTAGTTAGTTACAGATGCCTATCCTCAGAGGAAGCAGTTTAAAGACACTTGAAGCATCCCTTGtataaatatctgaatgtaaTACAAACATTTCTTACAATTAACCTGTTACAGTCAATGATTGTATTTGCAGGGTTCTAAGTAGATGAAAATTATGTGCCAAAAGCTTACTACCTTAACAGTCATAGAGTTTGATGTTTCATTGTGTGAAGTATTAGTAGTACATGGCGGTGGATCCCTCTATTCTAACTGACATTctgttttctgatttattttcacTTCAGGTACTCATAGAATATTGACTAGGTGTaccaatatgatactggagagggtagtaGATGTTAAGAGGTTAGGCCCTGAGatcaggcttcagttcagtttagtccctcagtcgtgtccgactcttttcgaccccatggactgcagcaagctaggcctccctgtccatcaccaactcccagagtttacttctcctgccttcaatctttcccagcatcagggtcttttccagtgagtcagttcttcacatcaggtggccaaagtactggagtttcagtttccgcatcagtccttccagtgaatgctcaggactgatttcctttatgtttttgtgctttaggatggactggtttgctctccttgcagtccaagggactcttcaagagtcttctccaacaccatagttcaaaaacaccaattcttcagcgctcagctttctttatagtccaactctcacatccatacaagactactggagaatccaaagctttgactagatggacctttgttggcaaagtaattgtctctgctttttaatatgctgtctaggttggtccaacttctttcccaaggagcaagcatcttttaatttcatggctgtagtcaccatctgcagtgattttggagccccccaaatcaactctctgtttccattgctttcccatctatttgccatgaagtgatgggaccagatgccatgatcttagttttctgaatgttgagctttaagccaactttttcactctcctctatcactttcatcaagaggctctttagttcttcgctttctgccataagggtggagtcatctgcatatctgaggttattgatatttctcccagcttgattccagcttgtgcttcatccagcccagcgtttctcttgatgtactctgcatataagttaaaataaggCTTGGGTTTGCCTTATTCCAGCTGTATGACCTTTCAGAAGACATTGCAGtaaagcctcattttcctcatctgtatgcACTTGATAGTAGTATCTGCCTTCTGGGGATGTCATGAGAATTAAGAGCATTTCCTGCCCCTGAGTACTGGAGATAGTTACAGTTGGGCAACCTCAAATGGGACTTTTTACATTGTCCAGCAGTCCTGCCATTTATTTAGTGAATAACCTTGCCTTTTACTTGTACTTCATGGAAAAAATAGAGGCCAGCAAATGGCAGTGTCTTAATTTTCCCAGTACCTACTCTACCAGTGTTTTtgcatattttgtttttagtatcactggggaagattaaatgagataattaaagCCCTTTACATAGTGAAGGAAGGATCCCACTTGTCTCCAGAGGAACCTTAACCTCTGGTTTTTGTCTGTCAACCAGATCTTTGCTTTTGGCTTGAAATAGTGTCAAGCCTCCCATTATAAAGGAAATGAAGCATCCTTATTTTTCCTCCAGCAGGCATCCAGATTCCTCCATTTCAAAACTAGATTCAAAGAGGTTTCAGATAGTCTGCTTAATTCCACTGGGCTCTCAACTTACTCCTAGTATATTTGTACCTTCTGAGGCTTTTGTCAAGCCAGTGATGACTTCCATGGCACACAATCAATCCTCATCTTGTTTGACCGTCCTTATAGCATTTACACTGCTGACACTCCCTTCTTTTGAAATATCTTGTGTATTTTAACTATGACAGCAAACTGTTTTCTTCCACTTTTCCAGCTGTTTTTTGGTCTTCATCTGGCCATGAGTTCGTTAGTTCTAGATTCATTCAGCTCCACTCCTGGCTGGCTTAATAGTTCCTTTAAgtgtatatacctatatatatacacataggcatatatatatatatataaagcagaaatcaaaaaGCAAACGTGTTTATTCACTATCAGTCACATAATGAACATAGTGATTATGTTAATGTCATGTGATGAATCTCCTTAAGTAGGGCCAGTGAAGTTTAAATTGATTTACAAGGTATTTTCATGCTTGGGAAGTATATGTGTTAGAATTATAAAAGCCATCCGGGTGAGAGTGGCAACATAAATTAGATCATCCTTAATGTTTTTGTGCTTGTAATAATCTCAGCTGCTActgctttccttctcttcctctcccattTCCTGGTATGTCCAATAATACATAAACcaaacacttttctttttaattgccaGTAGAGTTATTTTAAGCAGGGGATAGAAACTTAAATGTCCATAGTTCCAGGCAAGTAATGATTGAAATAAACAAGATGGGGACTTGTGAATTCCAGTCTTGCTCCTGACCTGCTGCAATGCCTGGAAACTCATTAGAAAATGCTTAACCCAGGCTCCATCCTTTATAGGGTTCATTTTAACAGAGTCCCTaggtgatttgtgtgtgtgttaaagttTTAGAAGCACTTGAGAACTTACACCCAAAAGGCAGCAGCCACTCTGAACTGAACTATGCCACACAGTCCAATACCCACCCCCAGCCACTCCCTCCCCATCAACAGTAGCCAGAAATCTGATCATTCAACTTTTGAATGTTGGCCACATTGTTTTGAAAAAAGTTCAGGTCAGACATGTCTTTGGACTCCATTTAATTCATGAATCATCAGTTTGCAACCTCTGGTTTCCAGATATGCTGTATCTCAATATTTATGTGTGTAAGTGTGTTTTGGGGGCCCTGATAAGTTGTTATGAGAAACAGGTTAGTTGTTTAGCTTGATTGTGTTGCCCTACAGTCCTCCTCAAGGAGCCTGCTCTTTATCCTTCCAGACCTTATCTTGTTTTGATGGCCCATGGTTATTTGAAATAGAAGCTGAAACTTGGCACTAAATGTTTTCCAAAGCTTGCATATTTTGTTTTGGATAGttcagtttcctctttctcttcaccatttacttctttcattttttgttcttattACTCTCTTTCTAGCTTGTAAGCTACTTGAGAAGATAGTAAAGAAGTAAACAACAAAAGCATCATGGTTAGCACATAGAATCTAATGTAATATAAAATAGAGGTATGAAACTGCATGTGTATCGGGAGGCGCTACCTGCTGACTGAGCATGGTTTGGATTCTTTGCATTAGTGATTTCCATTGTGTATTTAACTTGTAATTTATACTTAGACCTGAAGAATTTAATAAATTGAGCCATTTACTTCAAATAAGTAATTACTGTGTGGTACCAGTGAAGTAATAGAATTTGACCTGTACTAATTATAGTTATCCTTCTTCTTGTAGGGGATAAATGGATGACTCTAATGCAGTGAAATATAATGTAAATTTAGAATCTGAGTCACTTGCCTTTAAAATACTGTAGCCAATACTCtggtgtttatataaatatatgcagcTATATTATGCTTATTAGGATTCATGGTAATCCAAACAGAAGTTAAAACTGTAGATATACCTTGATAATCTTCTGTTAAAATTTGGTTTCAGGTTCCTTTAACATATCAATAATtgtaaagtaaatttaaaatgccatcagctcatttttttaaattggatagCTCTTGACTGGATAAGAATATTATCCTTAAGGTTCCCTTAAAGGAGTGCTTAAGAACTATGCTAGTTTCTGATCAGATGATCTAGGAGAATAATTGAAATTACAAAGATGGGTCTCCATAGCAACTCTGAATTGTCTGCTTGataaattaaaatacagacaTGGCAGTGTCTGTAGTTCAGAGCTCTAGATTTGGtctgttattttatttggaaCAGTTTCAGTTTTAGGTCTTAATAGCTACTGCAGGTTTTCTGTACTTAATTGTGTAcagattttccatttcatttgtgTTCCTCCCTAGATCTGACAGGCTTTcaagatttatttcatttttaatctcattGTTTGAGTTAATCTGTTTAGATGAACTTTTAGCTTGTTTCTTTCCAAAGGTACTCCATAGAGAAATTAGCATGTAAGGTGAAGATAAACGGGTCTTTCATACCTGAATTTGAAACTGTTAATGTTTGATCTAGAAACTATGTCAGTAGGAAAACAGGAAGTCCATACAGGTCTGGAGCAAAAATATTTAGTTTCATGTATCACCAATTTTTAGACATCTTATAGTTATGGGCTCTACTCTAGAAAGATACTTGATGATGACCCTGCACCCCCATCCCCCATTTCGAGATTCTCCTTTAAACACATTTCTAATTGCTTCTAATTCCATTTTCCCTTCACTCTCAGTCCTATCTTGATGCTATTTCTTTTACCATCattagcagctttttttttttttaatccctgctTTCTCCTGTTTATATTGTTGACCTTGTTCATTGTGTCCAGGGTTTTTAAAGTAGTCGTTGGCAACTAAGATGAGTAAACAGGCTTTATTGTCTCAGGCCAGggcttttcttttcacatttaccTAGGTtttttgcttatatatatatatttcagatattcCAAAGGAATAGGCTCATTGATAATCTGCTTATTACAGAGAATTTCTTTAGCAACCTCAGTGATATTTACTAGATTTGGGAATGAAAATGCCCTTAGTCATAAATCTGCTAATACTGACTTTCACTTAACCTAATAAGTGCAAAAAGTCTTAATATTTTACAGTTAACCTTCGAACAATGTGGGCTTGAAGTGACAGGTCCatttatgtggatttttttcactagtaaataaaatagtaaatacaCGATCCAAAGGTGGTTAAATCCAAGGATGTGGAACCCTGCTGATGTAGAGGAACCATATCCTTGGATACAGGGTCAAACTACAAGTTACATGGACTTTCAACAGCAGGAATTCTGCACCCTGAAAATCCCCATGTTGTTCAAGATAAAAGTATATGTAAGAACAAGGGTGATGTAGTTTTAAGGATTTTGGAAAGGGATATACTACAACCATTTGAGTGTAGATTGtctgaaaatacatattttgctCTGTGATTTGCTGCGAATTTAATCTATGCTTCACAAACCAAATATGAAGTCTGCATGATTAAAACTGGAATGTGCAACTGATAATGTTAGTAAAGCTTCACTTTCTTTAATGGACTAGTAAATTTGTTGGCAACACAATGTCAGATGTTACATGTACTTGGAATATAATGTCATTTTAGATCCATAAGAGACGGCTAGATTTTAGTTTAAGATTAAGTGAATATAGGTACATTGTTGATGTATGTAAGGCCTTTATCTTGctgatatggaagcaacttaagttgACCAGATATGTAAATTGAACTTGTGAATTCTGGAATACTGAATCTGGGGAGATTTCTTGGTTATTGGCTTCCAAACTGCCTAGACCTCTGAACTGATGGAGATTGAACTTGAGGCTTGTATTACTAGTTAGCTGTTTGCtactttgttattgttcagtcactcagtggtgtcaggctctttgtaactccatggagtgcagcacaccaggtttccctgactttcaccacctcccagagtttgctcaaactcatgtgctttaagtcggtgatgccatctaaccacttcagcctctgtcaccctcttctccagccctcaatctttcctaccatcagagtggtgagtcagctcttcgcatcaggtggccaaaatattggaacttcagcttcagcatccgtccttccaatgaatattcatggttgatttaggaaaaacatctacttctgctttattgactatgccaaagcctttgactgtgtattacaacaaactgtgggaaattcatcaagatatggaaataccagaccacttgacctgcctcctgagaaatctgtatgcaggtcaggaagcaacagttagaagtagacatggaacaacagactggttacaaatcgggaaaggagaatgtcaaggctatatattgtcatcctgcttctttaacttatatgcagagtacatcatgagaaatgctgggctggatgaagcacaagatggaatcaagattgctgggagaaatatcaataacctcagatatgcagatgactccacccttatgcagaaagcgaagaagaactaaagagcctcttgatgaaagtgaaagaggagagtgaaaaggttggcttaaagctcagtattcagaaaactaagatcatggcatctggtcccatcactgatggggaaacaatggaaacagtgatagagttgaattttgggggctccaaaatcattgcagatggtgattgcagccatgaaattaaaagatgcttactccttggaaaaaaagaccaaccgagacagcatattaaaaagcagagacattactttgccaacaaacgtctagtcaaagctttggtttctccagtagtcatgtatggatgtgagagttggactgtgacgaaagctgagtgctgaagaattgatgcttttgaactgtggtgttggagaagacttttgagagtcctttggactgcaaggagatccaaccggtccatcctaaaagaagtTAGTCTTGAATTTTCATtgggaaggaccaatgctgaagctgaaactccaatactttggccacctggtgcaaagtactgactcatttgaaaagaccctgatgctgggagtgattgaaggtgggaggagaaggggacgacagaggatgagatggctggatggcatcaccgactcaatggacatgcgtttgaataagctccgggagttggtgatggacagggaagccttgcgtgctgcagtctctggggtcacaaggagtctgacatgactgagccactgaactgactgaactgaaattgggCCATTCACTAAGTAACATTGTTGATCGCATGTTACCAGTATTAAAGCATCTTAAGAGCACAGTGAGGCTTAGATGACATAGTTCTATCTTAATAGGTATAAAAAGCAATGCTGTAGCATTCAGAATTCTTCAGCTCTGCCAAGTGTTGACAAAGATGTGGAGCACCTGGAActcacattgctggtgggaatgcaaaacatACAGTTACTCTGGAAAATGGTTTGTCAATTTCTTAGCCATATAATCAGTCCATccagttccactcctaggtatttacttaAGCGAAATAAAAATTTGTCCACCTATGGGCTTGTACTTgaatattcataatagcccccaGTTGGAAACGGTCCAAATGTCCACCAAAAGGAGAATGGATAAGGTGTGATATATACcgtatatacacagtggaatactaatTAACAAAAAGGGATTACTTGTTGATGTAACATCATGTATGAATCTCAAAACCATTTTGCTGggtgaaagaagacaaaaatctaCTCTTTAAGATAGCAgttttagaaaacacaaaactgaCAGCAAAGTAGTGGCGGTAAAGGTGGTGACTGAGAACAGCTGGGGTGATAAAATTCTTTATTGTGGTTGTGGTGGTTCCAGAACTATGTATGCACTTGTCAGAACTCATCAAATTGTACTTTTAAATTGGTGAATTCATTTGTAAGTTGTGCCTTACGGGTCCTTGATAAAATCTCTTAAATTTTAGATAGTATGGAGATATATATaaagctaaatttttaaaagttttaccaTATATTTCTTCTCAGGCTAGAACTTGTTCAAGACTTTCAAATGAACAAATTGTTACAGCTATTCTTTTGGTACATTTGGTTGTGCTTTGGGTGAAGCAAAAGGAAGAATAAGTAATCTTGAGAACAGTTTTGTCACCACACTGATCAAAGAATAAGTCACACAAAAGAAGTTAAAGCCAAATTACTTTGTGCTATTATATTTGAAGTCTTCGTGAGTAAGCTTTGAATGGTACTTTTGATCAGCATGATGGTAACTGAACATAAAATGATAAATGAGTGAAGCCTGCTATGAGATCGAAACATCATTATTTTAGAAACCTCTTAAAGAATTTTGCTACTGAAAgagttattttttgaaaaaaggatATGTGTGCCTGACCTGGTTGGTACAGGATGTTGCACTGGTTTTATTGGACACCTCTGAATCTTAGGAAGCGTGTTTCTCTTATGGTGCTTAGCTGTTTAGTAGATAGCTATTGCTATTTTATTTCACATTGGTAACTTTGTTTTacaatttcacataaatggaaaagGACTGAAAATGATGACCATGtttaatataaacaaatgatAGAACATTTGAGAAATGTTATAGACTTTCAAACAACCATCCTGAGGCTAGTCATTCCAATGTGTGATTTTTGTATTcatgtatatttaaaacagatttgTTTACAcacaaaattttacataaatggacTCTTCACTAGATGTCTTTtgcaagacatttttaaaatttttattttatttgcaagactttattttttaattgctttctgGTTATAGTACTGAAACTGGCAGACTCTAAATGCTTAAGGGACTGATTGATACCCTTACAGTCTCTCTCTCAAAAGCTCTAAAAGTTCTTACTGGGGAAATtaaactgagaaaagagaagtaagaTTTAAGTGTATACCTAAAAACATCTTCTAGTattaactttttcaaaaaatgattgttttcattttacataaatCTTTAGCCTTCAGTTgcatttcagttcattttaaaattgcatcattTTAGAATGGTGTGGAATTACACTCCATtatatttacaaaacattttattgcctgttatttttgtttacttttgcttttgagtCGGGAATAACAAGCTCCCTGGGATGTAGTTTCCCATGGATATCCTATGAATTTAAGAACTGTGGTGGTGGTAAGAAAGTCTGTTTGAAGGGAGTGGGAACCTCAGGGAGGGATTTTCTGAAGAGGCTGGCTAACTGTCACTATTTTGAATTAGAAGTCTTCTGAAACTTATCATACTGGCCTAAAGGATATGctgcttctttttcattcctcATTTGATGGTCGTGGTTCAAGAGGGTGGCACTGTAGTGTAGTGGTTTTTAATTAATCATCTTTTAATGAGTGATGTACCAATCACTTTACATGGGTTTTTACCCCAAAGATATAGGACAGAACTTTGCTGCTAAGACTGTGATACTCATCAGTTCTGTTGAGCTTAATATTAATGGCCATGGCTGCTTAATGTATAATGGTTTTTTAGTTGACATCAACTCTGTCATTTTGCTGACCTATTGCTGTCACCTCTCACTCTTGTGTACCTGTATTTTACATACTTCTCCCTGCTTCTAATTATTTATGGTCTTGGAAAAGCCTGTTTAATAGTTCTCTGTGTGGTGAATAAATGACCTTTGAGTCTGATACTCTTAGAATATGAGTGAAATACATGTTTCAGTTCAGACTCCCTTATCTTTACCATTgaattaaaaacttatttttaaactaatgagTGCTCAGAAAGAATGGCATTTTGGAATAGCTGGATTccagatggtgtgtgtgtgttatttctgATTGAGTGTTCCCGTTATGCTGAAATGAATTCCTCCCAAAACATAAGTTTTCTAGATATTTGAAGAGAATATTTTCAGTAGAACCCAACctattttttaacttgaaagtGTTTGTCTTGccaaattttgactttttttcttctagaacaaATTCTGTACAACATAAAACAAGAGTATAAACGCATGCAGAAGAGAAGACATTTAGAAACTAGTTTTCAACAGACAGATCCATGTTGTACTTCTGATGCACAGCCACATGCATTTCTCCTCAGCGGACCAGCTTCACCAGGTAATAAAAGAATTGATAAGTGTGAAAGGAATGTTACTTAGtatgggaaaaaggaaaacaaattgcCTTTAGTCATCAAGCTCCTATTTCTCcttgatttttgaaaaaaacattAATACAGGTAACTcataatctcttaaaaatatgGTACAAAAAAGGTAATAGCCACTTGGATTCCCATGACTCAAAGACAGCCATCTGTAGGTAACATCCCTTAAGTGGACTTCCCCATAAATGCTATGATTCATagcctctattaaaaaaaaaaaaatacagccatATGCTTCTCTGTCAGGTATAGATATACTTTGCCTTGGCTAAATACTGCATTCTACGGATTTcccataattatttaataatgataGACTTGAGATTTCTCCTATTACCAAAAATGTCCCTGAACATGCACCCTCACACACACTTGTCTTTTAGGATAATGCCTAAAGGTTGATTATTTTGATGCTACATCTGTTTTTACCTACCTTTTATTGGAGAGGATAGTTTGcatatacacttaaaattttcagtcagttcagtcgctcggtccaactgttccaaccccatggactgtagcacaccaggcttaccgtccatcaccaattctggagcttgctcaaactcatgtccatcgagttggtgatggccatccagccatcttatcctctgtcgtccccttctcctgccttcagtctctcccagcatcacagtcttttccagtgactcagttcttcgtatcaggtggccaaagagttggagttacagcttcagcagcaatttttccagtgaatatttaggactgatttcctttaggattgactggttgatatccgtgttgtccaagggactctcacgtgAAGGGGATAAGTTGGTGAAATTTGGTAAGGGGAGGTAAGGGTAGAGACAGGATTGTATCGTGGGAAAGCAAGCTCCTCTCATTTGTCAGTTTACTTCTTATAAGCTCAGTTAACTGGCAGCCTCAGCAAAGCTGAGATTTTGAAAGTAAATAAAGATAGTTTGGTAGCTGTGGACTAAAGCTGGTATGCTTTATTCTTGTATATCAGTACACAAGAATTCTGGTATTCTGTCCAGCTGATGCTGGACACAGGACAAACATACTCAGTTAACTGGTCCCAGCCATCAAGTTAATAAAGAGCAGGTATAAAGAGGAATTGGGGCAGATAAACAGGACAAACAATTGATAGCAAATCTGTGTATTTCTGTTTATAGGATACTTGCAGCAGTGTTATCTTGAGTGACTGTCATAACCTGAgttctaaaaaatattaatttcagatgTTCTTTTCAAGAAAAGAGGAATGatgtttttggaaaataaaagtacCCTAAGTAAATACTTCAAGAGGAATGCATTCTGAAGAAATCTATCACTGTATAAGTGGCTGCTACATTAATAGTCTTTAAGGATGCTGAACTGTAAAATTTAATGTTGAATATTAGGAATATATTctcagtatttatttttacaaagtcTCTCGTGgctaataattaatttaaaaccaaaaaatttattgtttgtattttgTTATTCTCTCAACTCACCTTCACATTTTCCCCCCTTATGTTTGATGGCATACATTTTGCTGTGTCTTTCCAAAGTTGTAAGCTGATAGGATTAAACCTGATTTAAGACTAGGGAAATACTGTGCTAAAGACTGATAGAAAAATGCTTTTATATGAGCACTGGAAATACTCACATGAAACCACCTCAGTTAGATGATGCTTTTCTATGATGCCTCTAAATCTGATGAGGTTTTTGTTCATGTTGTACATAGGGACTCCATCAGGAACATCctcaccattaaaaaaagaacagccCTTATTCACTCTACGGCAGGTTGGGATGATCTGTGAACGTTTATTGAAAGAACGTGAGGAGAAAGTTCGagaagaatatgaagaaatattGAATACAAAACTTGCAGGTAAGAGATGAGTTTTAGAGTCTTTCCAGAAACTCATCCGAAGAAATGCATTCTTTCTCACATACATTTTACACATCAATTAAATTACCCCTTCTATACACTGGTAGGCATACTCTCTAAGAACCAGAGAATTTCATTTCAAGAAAGGAAATGAACTTGGCTATAGCTCATGGCCCTCCTTAGTGACTTTAAGAAATAGTATTTGTTAGCCATGTAGATGAGCAGCAATATTAGGAAACTAGATATTTCTTTTGATAATACCCTATGCTTTGGCTGtttacagagaagcctggagggctacagtttgcttgtggggttttttttttaaaacacttggtTGTTtaagttattttacttttccaaACTTTGAACTTTTTTATCTTGTATTGGGGTattagccgattaacaatgtttgaggtagtttcaggtgaagagtgaagggactcagccatacatatacatgtatccattctccccaaaccccCCGCCTCCCATCTaagctggcacataacattgagcagagtttcatgtgctatacaatagggccttgttggttatccattttaagtatagcagtgtgtacatgacctttcCAAAGTCCCTAACTCTtctcctcaggcttccctggtagttcagacagtaacaaatctgcctgcagtgcaggatatgtgggttcaatccttgcattgggaagatcctctggagaaggaaatggcaacctgctccagttttcttgctgaaaaatcccatgaacagaggagcctggcaggctacagtccatgggattgcaaagagttggacttgactgagtgactaacccttccttccttctcagcaatcataagttcattttcttaagtctgtgagtctctctgttttataagttcatttgtattgtttctttttagattccagatatatataatttctccttctctgacttcagttagtatgacactctctaggtccatccatgttgctgcgaatGACAttgtttcacttttattaatggttgagtaatactccattgtgtatatatatatacactacatcttctttatccattcctctgtcagtggacatttaggtggcttccacgtcttcttgtaaacagtgctgcagtgaacactggggtgcatgtatcctttcagatcacgtttttctccagatatatgcccatgagtgggattgcagggtcatatggtagctgtattttcacttttttatggAACCTCCAaacttctccatagtggctgtaccaatttacattccaccaacagtgtagaagggttcccttttctccacatcttctagcatgttttttggattttttgataatagccattctgaccactgtgaggtgatattgtagttttgatttgcatttctctaataactagccatgttgaacatcttttcatgtgcatattaGGCCATCTGtttgtcctctttggagaaatgtctgttcaggtcttctgcccattttgagTGGATTGTTTGTTTCGATGCTGTTGTCATAAGCtgcttgtaaattttggagattaattctttatcgGTCACATTGTTTGAAGAGGTTTTTGACTTTGTACCTTTCACGATAATTTTGCATCAGTCTGAAGACTTGAAATTTAACTGGCACTGT
The sequence above is a segment of the Bos mutus isolate GX-2022 chromosome 9, NWIPB_WYAK_1.1, whole genome shotgun sequence genome. Coding sequences within it:
- the AKIRIN2 gene encoding akirin-2 isoform X2, whose product is MACGATLKRTLDFDPLLSPASPKRRRCAPLSAPTSAAATPSSAAAATAASFSAAAASPQKYLRMEPSPFGDVSSRLTTEQILYNIKQEYKRMQKRRHLETSFQQTDPCCTSDAQPHAFLLSGPASPGTPSGTSSPLKKEQPLFTLRQVGMICERLLKEREEKVREEYEEILNTKLADVS